A single window of Arcobacter venerupis DNA harbors:
- a CDS encoding acyl-CoA thioesterase → MSEEIKREKSLTMTMLMTPDKANFSGKNVHGGEILKMLDHVAYACAARYTGMYAVTLSVDMVLFKDPIKIGSLVTFHASVNYTGRTSMEIGIKVISEDIKDHTIKNTNVCYFTMIAVDEAGKPAPVPKLDLITEDDKRRYNDAIQRREIRMSSRHSK, encoded by the coding sequence ATGAGTGAAGAAATAAAAAGAGAAAAATCTCTTACAATGACTATGTTAATGACACCAGATAAAGCAAACTTTTCTGGAAAAAATGTTCACGGTGGTGAAATTTTAAAAATGTTAGATCATGTTGCATATGCTTGTGCAGCTAGATATACAGGTATGTATGCAGTAACATTATCAGTTGACATGGTTTTATTTAAAGATCCAATTAAAATTGGTTCACTTGTTACATTTCATGCCTCTGTAAATTATACAGGAAGAACATCTATGGAAATTGGTATTAAAGTAATTTCTGAAGATATTAAAGATCACACAATTAAAAATACTAATGTTTGTTATTTTACAATGATTGCTGTTGATGAAGCAGGTAAACCAGCACCTGTTCCAAAATTAGATTTAATTACAGAAGATGATAAAAGAAGATATAACGATGCTATTCAAAGAAGAGAAATCAGAATGTCTTCAAGACATTCAAAATAA
- a CDS encoding DUF1365 domain-containing protein gives MKNLINHRFYEGTIYHKRFLPKIHDFKYDFYLLDIDLNDFENLKNSFFSINSLNFLSFKTKDHFGKSKDFLQNIDELLKKLNIKKTANMRFITLPRVLNFVFNPISALVLFDENNQPTHLLAEVHNYNNGRVIYPVVLEKKANSYTGIVKKDMYVSPFFKPEGIYEFELKYDENKLFLKIDLFEDNEYKLTAIFNSKAKDFNSKSSLNIFFKYMFSTFLVVIRTYFQAIKLFLKGLKIYTPRVEDKERRY, from the coding sequence ATGAAAAATTTAATAAATCATAGATTTTATGAGGGAACAATCTATCATAAAAGATTTCTTCCAAAAATTCATGATTTTAAATATGATTTTTATTTATTAGATATTGATTTAAATGATTTTGAAAATCTAAAAAATAGTTTTTTTTCAATAAATAGTTTAAATTTTTTAAGTTTTAAAACAAAAGACCATTTTGGAAAATCTAAAGATTTTTTACAAAATATTGATGAATTGTTAAAAAAATTAAATATTAAAAAAACAGCAAATATGAGATTTATCACCCTACCTAGAGTTTTAAATTTTGTGTTTAATCCTATAAGTGCATTGGTACTTTTTGATGAAAATAATCAACCTACTCATCTTTTAGCTGAAGTTCACAACTATAATAATGGAAGAGTTATTTATCCAGTAGTTTTAGAAAAAAAAGCCAATTCATACACAGGAATTGTAAAAAAAGACATGTATGTTTCTCCTTTTTTTAAACCAGAGGGAATATATGAATTTGAACTAAAATATGATGAAAATAAACTTTTTTTAAAAATAGATTTATTTGAAGACAATGAATATAAATTAACAGCGATTTTTAACTCAAAAGCAAAAGATTTTAATTCGAAAAGTAGTTTAAATATATTTTTCAAATATATGTTTAGCACTTTTTTAGTAGTAATAAGAACTTATTTTCAAGCTATCAAACTATTTTTAAAAGGCTTAAAAATCTATACCCCAAGAGTTGAAGACAAAGAAAGGAGATATTAA
- a CDS encoding SDR family NAD(P)-dependent oxidoreductase has product METKIWIIGSSSGIGLELVKLCLQSNYKVIASSRNAKNSKELLQLKLIYSQQLELLNIDVSSNENVSKSVDEVFHIFDNLDICFFNAGVYESMSIEQWNISNFESMINTNYLGAVRVLKPLVNYLEKQKKEARIILNASLSSYFGLPYGGAYSASKAALVNLSQSIQPELLRKNIYVQIVNHGFVKTRLTAKNDFDMPQLMLPNIAAKKIFEQLNKPYKFEISFPFILSKFLRLISLVPYKLSFFITKKFLK; this is encoded by the coding sequence ATGGAGACAAAAATTTGGATTATTGGTTCTAGCAGTGGAATTGGTTTAGAGTTAGTTAAACTTTGTTTACAAAGTAATTATAAAGTAATAGCAAGTTCAAGAAATGCTAAAAACTCTAAAGAGCTATTACAATTAAAATTAATTTATTCTCAACAACTAGAATTATTAAATATTGATGTTTCAAGTAATGAAAATGTTTCTAAAAGTGTGGATGAAGTTTTTCATATTTTTGATAATTTAGATATTTGCTTTTTTAACGCAGGTGTCTATGAATCAATGAGCATAGAACAATGGAATATTTCAAATTTTGAATCAATGATAAATACAAATTATTTAGGTGCCGTTAGAGTTTTAAAACCACTTGTTAATTATTTAGAAAAACAAAAAAAAGAAGCAAGAATTATATTAAATGCAAGTTTATCAAGCTATTTTGGATTGCCTTATGGGGGAGCTTATAGTGCATCAAAAGCAGCTTTAGTAAATCTTTCACAGTCAATACAACCTGAGTTATTAAGAAAAAACATTTATGTTCAAATAGTAAATCATGGTTTCGTAAAAACAAGATTGACTGCAAAAAATGATTTTGACATGCCTCAACTAATGTTGCCAAATATTGCAGCTAAAAAAATATTTGAGCAATTAAATAAACCTTATAAATTTGAAATTTCTTTTCCTTTTATATTGTCAAAATTTTTACGATTAATATCCCTTGTGCCTTATAAATTGAGTTTTTTTATAACTAAAAAGTTTTTAAAATGA
- a CDS encoding ABC-F family ATP-binding cassette domain-containing protein yields the protein MVQTVNLKKAFGARVLFQDINLKLDTGKRYGLIGANGAGKTTFLKILSGQEDATEGEVQVQNGKKVGTLSQNQFAYENNTIFDAVLLGNKRLHDAVKEKEELYMSPEFTDEINERLAELEIICCEEDPTYEYDVKITRILEDLGFPAAEHQDLMSTLTGGNKFKVLLAQVLYPKPDVLFLDEPTNNLDIATIGWLENQLQHHDGTMVVISHDRHFLNAVCTHILDVDFKQIREFTGTYDDWYIASTLIAKQNEKDVNKKLKEKDELEKFITRFSANASKAKQATSRQKQLDKLDIGSIQVSSRRDPSIIFKQKREVGKELLTVKNISKSYDDNVVLNDISFTIEKGDKIALIGTNGIGKTTLCEILEGNIIADSGEILWGATIQNSYFPQNATDIIEGDVTLYDWLRNCDRDADISEIRNCLGRMLFNGQEQEKKVNSCSGGEKHRMMLSKIMLEQGNFLVLDEPTNHLDLEAIIALGEGLNDYPGSVICVSHDRELLDAYANRIIEIQPGGTIVDFKGTYEEYIESLEA from the coding sequence ATGGTTCAAACTGTCAATCTAAAAAAAGCTTTCGGTGCTAGAGTTTTATTTCAAGACATAAATTTAAAATTAGATACTGGTAAAAGATATGGACTTATCGGTGCAAATGGTGCAGGTAAAACAACTTTCTTAAAAATTTTATCAGGGCAAGAAGATGCAACTGAGGGTGAAGTACAAGTTCAAAATGGTAAAAAAGTTGGAACATTATCACAAAATCAATTTGCCTATGAAAACAACACAATATTTGATGCTGTTCTTTTAGGAAATAAAAGATTACATGATGCTGTAAAAGAAAAAGAAGAGCTTTACATGAGCCCTGAATTTACAGATGAAATAAATGAAAGATTAGCTGAGCTTGAAATTATCTGTTGTGAAGAAGATCCTACTTATGAATATGATGTAAAAATCACAAGAATTTTAGAAGATTTAGGATTTCCAGCTGCTGAACATCAAGATTTAATGAGTACTTTAACTGGTGGGAATAAATTTAAAGTTTTATTAGCACAAGTTTTATATCCAAAACCAGATGTTCTATTTTTAGATGAGCCTACAAATAACTTAGATATTGCAACTATTGGTTGGTTAGAAAATCAATTACAACATCATGATGGAACAATGGTAGTTATTTCTCATGATAGACACTTTTTAAATGCTGTTTGTACGCATATTTTAGATGTTGATTTTAAACAAATTAGAGAGTTCACAGGAACTTATGATGACTGGTATATCGCTTCAACATTAATTGCAAAACAAAATGAAAAAGATGTTAATAAAAAACTAAAAGAAAAAGATGAGCTTGAAAAATTCATTACTAGATTTAGTGCAAATGCATCAAAAGCTAAACAAGCAACTTCAAGACAAAAACAACTTGATAAACTTGATATTGGTTCGATTCAAGTATCAAGCAGACGTGATCCTTCAATTATATTTAAACAAAAAAGAGAAGTTGGAAAAGAGTTATTAACAGTTAAAAATATCTCTAAATCTTATGATGATAATGTAGTTTTAAATGATATTTCATTTACAATTGAAAAAGGTGATAAAATAGCTCTTATTGGAACAAATGGTATTGGTAAAACAACTCTTTGTGAAATTTTAGAGGGTAATATAATAGCTGACAGTGGCGAAATTTTATGGGGTGCAACTATTCAAAACTCTTATTTCCCACAAAATGCTACTGATATAATTGAAGGTGATGTAACTTTATACGACTGGTTGAGAAACTGCGATAGAGATGCTGATATTTCAGAAATTAGAAATTGTCTAGGACGAATGTTATTCAATGGTCAAGAGCAAGAGAAAAAAGTTAACTCTTGTTCTGGTGGGGAAAAACATAGAATGATGCTTTCTAAAATTATGTTAGAGCAAGGGAATTTCTTAGTTTTAGATGAACCTACAAACCACTTAGACTTAGAAGCAATTATTGCACTTGGTGAGGGTCTAAATGATTATCCTGGTTCTGTAATTTGTGTATCTCACGATAGGGAACTATTAGATGCTTATGCAAATAGAATTATAGAAATCCAACCTGGTGGAACTATAGTTGATTTCAAAGGAACTTATGAAGAGTATATTGAGTCTTTAGAGGCTTAA
- a CDS encoding sulfite exporter TauE/SafE family protein gives MEAISIITIISIAFLGSFGHCVGMCGGIVIAYSSTKIKSHWTKQVQALAHLLYSFGRISTYMILGALFGLVGGVVSFDNTTSGIFLLFTGFMMILVGLSLLGKIKFLTILEHTCSKSPLYQSTFKALLGSQSLFSFYFLGMLNGLLPCGFVYVFAITAASTGSAFWGAFVMLIFGLSTVPALFSLGFFVGLFKQSNLRDLFIKLASILVIAFGFYMGYLGYEYLVDPTKSILSCHI, from the coding sequence ATGGAAGCAATTAGTATAATAACAATAATATCAATAGCATTTTTGGGATCTTTTGGACACTGTGTTGGGATGTGTGGTGGAATTGTAATAGCATATTCAAGTACAAAAATTAAAAGTCATTGGACAAAACAAGTTCAAGCTCTTGCTCACTTACTTTATTCTTTTGGAAGAATTTCAACTTATATGATACTTGGGGCTTTGTTTGGCCTTGTTGGTGGTGTTGTATCTTTTGATAATACAACAAGTGGAATATTTCTGTTATTTACTGGTTTTATGATGATTTTAGTTGGACTTTCGCTTCTTGGAAAAATAAAGTTTTTAACTATATTAGAACACACTTGCTCAAAATCGCCACTTTATCAAAGTACATTTAAAGCCCTTTTAGGTTCTCAATCACTATTTAGTTTTTATTTTTTAGGAATGCTAAATGGTTTACTCCCTTGTGGTTTTGTATATGTTTTTGCAATAACAGCTGCTAGTACTGGAAGTGCCTTTTGGGGAGCTTTTGTAATGCTAATATTTGGTTTAAGTACAGTTCCTGCTCTTTTTTCTTTGGGATTTTTTGTGGGACTTTTCAAACAATCAAATCTTAGAGATTTATTTATAAAATTAGCTTCAATATTAGTAATAGCATTTGGATTTTACATGGGATATTTGGGATATGAATATTTAGTAGACCCAACAAAATCAATTTTAAGTTGTCACATTTAA
- a CDS encoding pseudouridine synthase codes for MQNSYKRVDAHLSSLGYCTRSEAKKFLRIYELTVNDKRVFDTSIKAYHNDIKVNNEPIDPETITILLNKPSGFICSHNDAGSLIYALIPQRWNRRNPKISTIGRLDVDTTGAIILTDDGALNHKLSSPKSDVSKVYEATLAVPLKGDEKEIFASGELMLNGEKKPLLPATLEVLGETHVRLEICEGKYHQVKRMFAAVGNRVLTLHRVSFGEYTIEDLKEGEYKFIEL; via the coding sequence ATGCAAAATAGTTATAAAAGAGTTGATGCACATCTATCTAGTTTGGGATATTGCACAAGAAGTGAAGCGAAAAAATTTTTAAGAATTTATGAGCTTACTGTAAATGATAAAAGAGTTTTTGACACTTCAATAAAAGCATATCATAATGATATAAAAGTAAATAATGAGCCCATTGATCCTGAAACAATTACAATCTTATTAAATAAACCCTCAGGTTTTATCTGTTCTCATAATGATGCAGGAAGTTTGATTTATGCTTTAATTCCTCAAAGATGGAATAGAAGAAATCCTAAAATTTCAACTATTGGAAGACTTGATGTTGATACAACGGGAGCTATTATTTTAACTGATGATGGAGCTTTAAATCATAAATTATCAAGTCCAAAAAGTGATGTTTCAAAAGTTTATGAAGCAACTTTAGCCGTTCCTTTAAAAGGTGATGAAAAAGAGATTTTTGCAAGTGGAGAGTTAATGTTAAATGGTGAGAAAAAACCACTGCTTCCAGCAACTTTAGAAGTTTTAGGTGAAACACATGTAAGACTAGAAATTTGTGAGGGAAAATATCATCAAGTAAAAAGAATGTTTGCAGCAGTTGGTAATAGGGTATTAACACTTCATAGGGTTAGTTTTGGTGAATATACAATTGAAGACTTAAAAGAGGGAGAGTACAAGTTTATAGAACTTTAA
- a CDS encoding HAD family hydrolase, translated as MRLIMFDMDGTLIDSGFAITNTINYVRVNLGFEKLEKSYILEKVNDPSINSAEFFYGTKEFTPQQTKLFEEYYNKHCLSDLVLYDGISKLINDLKNDFVLAVATNANSQYAHKMLNHVGIGHHFKTILGYDSVKNPKPHPEMVHKILDIHNISNFNAQLIGDSHKDIMAATKAGVDSVLVNWGFSNHEKGAIETIEELEKRIFDKFK; from the coding sequence ATGCGTTTAATAATGTTTGATATGGATGGAACACTTATAGATAGCGGTTTTGCTATAACAAATACAATAAATTATGTGAGAGTTAATCTAGGTTTTGAGAAATTAGAAAAAAGCTATATTTTAGAAAAAGTAAATGACCCATCTATAAATTCAGCAGAATTTTTTTATGGAACAAAAGAGTTTACACCACAACAAACAAAACTTTTTGAAGAGTATTATAATAAACATTGTTTAAGTGATTTGGTACTTTATGATGGAATTTCAAAACTAATTAATGATTTAAAAAATGATTTTGTTTTAGCAGTTGCTACAAATGCAAATTCACAATATGCCCACAAAATGCTAAATCATGTGGGAATTGGACATCATTTTAAAACTATTTTAGGTTATGACAGCGTAAAAAATCCAAAACCACATCCAGAGATGGTACATAAAATTTTAGATATTCATAATATTTCAAATTTTAATGCCCAATTAATCGGAGATTCTCACAAAGATATAATGGCTGCTACAAAAGCAGGTGTTGATTCGGTTCTTGTAAATTGGGGATTTTCAAATCATGAAAAAGGTGCTATTGAAACAATTGAAGAGTTAGAAAAAAGAATATTTGATAAATTCAAATAA
- a CDS encoding lipocalin family protein, whose protein sequence is MKYLYLIFFLLSTIYANNSFKNDFDMKKFSGLWYEIARIENSFQTSCVASSVEYDLQEDSSYKVFNRCFDSSLDGKLIEYTGFAKKIEENQNIKLQMRYFYIFTSQYEVTYINDYKTAVVTNDDYSNLWIMSRTPNIQKEELEKILNNLKNKMNTSKLVFTKLDPKGRYK, encoded by the coding sequence ATGAAGTATTTATATTTGATATTTTTCTTGCTTTCAACTATTTATGCCAATAATTCTTTTAAAAATGATTTTGACATGAAAAAATTTTCAGGTCTTTGGTATGAAATAGCAAGAATTGAAAACTCTTTTCAAACTTCATGTGTTGCATCAAGTGTTGAATATGATTTACAAGAAGATAGTTCTTACAAAGTATTCAATAGATGTTTTGATTCATCCTTAGATGGAAAACTGATTGAATATACGGGATTTGCAAAAAAAATTGAAGAAAATCAAAATATAAAACTTCAAATGAGATATTTTTATATTTTTACAAGCCAATATGAAGTTACTTATATAAATGATTATAAAACAGCTGTTGTGACAAATGATGATTATTCAAATCTTTGGATTATGAGCAGAACTCCAAATATACAAAAAGAAGAATTAGAAAAAATATTAAATAATTTAAAAAACAAGATGAATACTTCAAAATTAGTATTTACAAAACTTGACCCAAAAGGAAGATATAAATGA
- the aat gene encoding leucyl/phenylalanyl-tRNA--protein transferase, whose protein sequence is MKLIDKKYAVYLLDDDNFDFPKLNMMKDDLVAVGGDFHPQRVINAYENGIFPWYIDDYNYIHWFSPQKRMVLKPNEMKVSKSLKKSIQNKGFIIKSNENFEAVIRACSEIKRKHENSTWISDEFIQAYINLHNLDIAFSIECYLNDELVGGLYGLLIGNVFCGESMFAKVTDASKVAFYHLCQQAQNNGIELIDCQVYNDHLASLGAYEISRVEYFKILNENLDS, encoded by the coding sequence ATGAAACTAATTGATAAAAAATATGCCGTCTATTTATTGGACGATGATAACTTTGATTTCCCAAAACTTAATATGATGAAAGATGATTTAGTAGCAGTTGGTGGAGATTTTCATCCCCAAAGAGTTATAAATGCCTATGAAAATGGAATTTTTCCTTGGTATATAGATGACTACAATTATATTCATTGGTTTAGCCCACAAAAAAGAATGGTTTTAAAACCAAATGAAATGAAAGTATCAAAGAGTCTTAAAAAATCAATTCAAAACAAAGGTTTTATTATAAAATCAAATGAAAATTTTGAAGCAGTAATTCGTGCATGTTCTGAAATAAAAAGAAAACATGAAAACAGCACTTGGATAAGTGATGAATTTATACAAGCTTACATAAATTTACATAATTTAGATATCGCTTTTAGCATCGAATGTTATTTAAATGATGAATTAGTTGGTGGACTCTATGGACTTTTAATAGGTAATGTTTTTTGTGGAGAGAGTATGTTTGCAAAAGTAACTGATGCTTCAAAAGTTGCTTTTTACCATCTTTGCCAACAAGCACAAAATAATGGTATAGAACTAATAGATTGTCAAGTTTATAATGACCATCTAGCAAGTTTAGGAGCTTATGAAATAAGTAGAGTTGAATACTTCAAAATACTAAATGAAAATTTAGATAGTTAA
- a CDS encoding MFS transporter translates to MNNNILKSKEILLYGILGIPIAFLGFPLYIYLPTFYVEYVNLSVGTVGIILLVARLLDMILDPFIGNFTDKYNKFNIIIISVFFVLIGLFFLIKPLYFSSLWLFCFSIITYISYSFIMIPYLTLNSQISNNSINNTKLAFSRELFIVFGVLISLLFPYVFMVANDSKKSLELLLYTCLIIFPIFSIIFYLKLKHFENKKTRIKEKEFLKSIDIFFKKFPHNKKLFFSFLINNLANALPATLFLFYVKYVLNLEEKTGLFLIVYFLSAIVTFPFWIKLSIKISKKTTWILSMITACCAFIFVPFLQEKDFLYFLIICIVTGMSLGADMALPSSIQADVAQQSKKTHNDISGILFGFWAMITKFSLALAVAISFITLEFTGFDIQNINETSLIALIVLYSIVPILLKLISIILLSKYELT, encoded by the coding sequence ATGAATAATAATATCCTAAAAAGCAAAGAGATTCTCCTATATGGTATATTAGGGATTCCTATTGCTTTTTTGGGTTTTCCTTTATATATTTATTTACCAACTTTTTATGTAGAATATGTAAACTTGAGTGTTGGAACTGTTGGGATTATTTTATTAGTTGCACGACTATTAGATATGATTCTAGATCCATTTATTGGCAATTTTACAGATAAATATAATAAATTTAATATCATTATAATCTCAGTCTTTTTTGTTTTAATTGGTCTGTTTTTTCTTATTAAACCTCTATATTTTAGTTCTTTATGGTTATTTTGTTTTTCAATAATTACTTATATTTCTTATAGTTTTATAATGATTCCTTATCTTACTTTAAACTCACAAATAAGTAATAACTCTATTAACAATACAAAACTAGCCTTTTCAAGAGAATTATTTATTGTTTTTGGAGTTTTAATCTCTTTACTTTTCCCTTATGTTTTTATGGTTGCTAATGATTCTAAAAAAAGTCTAGAACTTTTACTTTATACTTGTTTGATAATTTTTCCTATTTTCTCAATAATTTTTTATTTAAAATTAAAACATTTTGAAAATAAAAAAACGAGAATTAAAGAAAAAGAATTTTTAAAATCTATAGACATATTTTTTAAAAAATTTCCTCACAATAAAAAATTATTTTTTTCATTTTTAATTAATAATCTTGCAAATGCACTTCCTGCCACTCTTTTCTTATTTTATGTAAAATATGTTTTAAATTTAGAAGAAAAAACAGGTCTTTTTTTAATTGTTTATTTTTTAAGTGCAATTGTTACTTTTCCTTTTTGGATTAAACTTTCAATAAAAATATCAAAAAAAACTACATGGATTTTATCTATGATTACAGCTTGTTGTGCATTTATTTTTGTACCATTTTTACAAGAAAAAGATTTTTTATATTTTTTGATTATTTGCATTGTAACTGGCATGAGTTTAGGTGCAGATATGGCTCTTCCTTCTTCAATTCAAGCTGATGTTGCACAACAAAGTAAAAAAACACACAATGATATTTCTGGTATTTTATTTGGTTTTTGGGCAATGATTACAAAATTTTCACTTGCACTTGCTGTTGCTATTTCATTTATTACTTTAGAATTTACAGGTTTTGACATACAAAATATAAATGAGACTTCTTTAATTGCGCTTATAGTTTTATATTCAATTGTTCCAATTTTATTAAAATTAATATCTATTATTTTGTTATCAAAATATGAACTAACATAA
- a CDS encoding NAD(P)/FAD-dependent oxidoreductase, producing MKIAVLGAGISGLGSAYILSSKYEVDVYEKDSRLGGHARTTQIQDEDKLFGVDTGFLVFNEPTYPLLTKLFKQLDVKIENSDMSFAFWDKNKNIAYNGSSIKGMFAQKRNLFSISHYKMIKDILSFNEKATNDLYYNSTDLDKSLGEYIKKYSTAFKQRYILPMGAAIWSTPSDEMGEFPARTFLTFFKNHGLLGVDSHHQWLTVSNGSINYVNKIKEKISGKIFLNSDVIKIRREKEGVYLIHENGEKTFYDKVVLAMHAPEALKILEDATQKEIEILSAFKYKENSAVLHNDNNILYPSKKMYAAWNYTNTNTKSNSVTLTYWINTLQNLKTKKDYFVSLNETQNLNNVIEKISYEHPQFNQRAIEMQKRKKEISGQNNTYYAGAYWRYGFHEDGLLSANEVGKLLGCRL from the coding sequence ATGAAAATAGCAGTTTTAGGAGCAGGAATTAGTGGCCTTGGAAGTGCCTATATTTTAAGTTCAAAATACGAAGTTGATGTTTATGAAAAAGATTCTCGATTAGGCGGTCATGCACGAACTACACAAATTCAAGATGAAGATAAACTCTTTGGTGTTGATACTGGTTTTTTAGTTTTTAATGAACCAACCTATCCTCTTTTGACAAAACTATTTAAACAACTTGATGTAAAAATTGAAAACTCAGATATGAGTTTTGCTTTTTGGGATAAAAACAAAAATATTGCTTACAATGGCTCATCTATCAAAGGAATGTTTGCTCAAAAAAGAAATCTATTTTCAATATCACACTATAAAATGATAAAAGATATTTTATCTTTTAATGAAAAAGCAACTAATGATTTATATTACAATAGTACAGATTTGGATAAATCTTTGGGAGAATATATAAAAAAATATTCAACTGCATTTAAACAAAGATATATTCTTCCTATGGGCGCTGCTATTTGGTCAACTCCTAGTGATGAAATGGGTGAGTTTCCAGCAAGAACATTTTTAACTTTTTTTAAAAATCATGGACTTTTAGGAGTTGACTCACACCATCAGTGGCTTACTGTCTCAAATGGAAGTATAAACTATGTAAATAAAATAAAAGAAAAAATATCTGGAAAAATCTTTTTAAATTCAGATGTAATCAAAATAAGAAGAGAAAAAGAAGGTGTTTATTTAATCCACGAAAACGGTGAAAAAACTTTTTATGACAAAGTAGTTCTAGCAATGCACGCACCTGAAGCTTTAAAAATATTAGAAGATGCAACACAAAAAGAAATAGAGATATTAAGTGCTTTTAAATATAAAGAGAATAGCGCTGTTTTACACAATGACAATAATATTTTATATCCAAGTAAGAAAATGTATGCAGCATGGAATTATACAAACACAAATACAAAAAGTAATTCTGTAACACTTACATATTGGATAAATACTCTACAAAATCTAAAAACAAAAAAAGACTATTTTGTATCACTAAATGAAACTCAAAATCTTAATAATGTAATTGAAAAAATCTCTTATGAACATCCACAATTTAACCAAAGAGCTATAGAAATGCAAAAAAGAAAAAAAGAGATAAGTGGACAAAACAATACTTATTATGCAGGAGCATATTGGAGATATGGCTTCCATGAAGATGGACTTTTAAGTGCAAATGAAGTTGGAAAACTTTTAGGATGTCGTTTATGA